From Cupriavidus taiwanensis, a single genomic window includes:
- a CDS encoding toluene-4-monooxygenase system B family protein translates to MALFPVISNFQYDFVLQLVAVDTENSMDEVAAAAAHHSVGRRVAPQPGKVLRVRRQGSDHFYPRDARLGDTDIKPMESLEFIFCDA, encoded by the coding sequence ATGGCACTGTTTCCAGTGATTTCGAATTTTCAATACGACTTCGTGCTGCAGCTCGTCGCCGTCGATACGGAGAACTCGATGGACGAGGTAGCGGCGGCCGCCGCGCACCATTCAGTCGGCCGTCGCGTAGCGCCTCAGCCCGGCAAGGTCTTGCGGGTGCGGCGCCAGGGGAGCGACCATTTCTATCCCCGCGACGCCCGGCTCGGCGACACCGATATCAAGCCGATGGAGTCACTCGAATTCATTTTTTGCGATGCATAA
- a CDS encoding MmoB/DmpM family protein codes for MSRDHNTAEAYRNNRVGPVLRASSITSGVIEAAREDNPGKEIRVDDKLAYVRIDTDGELILRRATLEDTLGRPFRMSELEVNLSSFAGRIETTDDYVLFYYKKTL; via the coding sequence ATGAGCAGGGATCACAACACCGCCGAGGCGTACCGAAATAACCGCGTCGGCCCCGTGCTTCGCGCCAGCAGCATCACGTCCGGCGTCATCGAGGCCGCGCGGGAAGACAATCCGGGTAAGGAGATCCGTGTCGACGACAAGCTCGCATACGTGCGCATCGACACCGACGGCGAACTGATCCTGCGCCGAGCTACGCTGGAGGATACGCTGGGCCGCCCGTTCAGGATGTCCGAGCTGGAGGTCAACCTCAGCTCGTTCGCGGGCCGCATCGAGACCACGGACGACTACGTCCTCTTCTATTACAAAAAGACGCTGTAA
- a CDS encoding Rieske 2Fe-2S domain-containing protein, which produces MHKDTKNFQTVSTLDELWEGDMAEVVVDSHVIVLVRPRSGTPRAFQGICPHQDIPLVEGNFDGRVLMCRAHQWTFDANTGRGINPSGSRLAEYAIRVDGDDILIAVEGVEPLFANC; this is translated from the coding sequence ATGCATAAGGACACCAAAAATTTCCAGACAGTCTCCACACTCGACGAGCTGTGGGAAGGCGACATGGCCGAGGTCGTGGTGGACAGCCACGTCATCGTACTTGTCCGCCCACGAAGCGGCACGCCACGCGCATTCCAAGGCATCTGCCCGCACCAGGACATTCCGCTCGTAGAGGGAAATTTCGACGGGCGCGTACTGATGTGCCGGGCCCACCAGTGGACATTCGACGCCAACACAGGCAGGGGCATCAACCCCAGTGGATCCCGTCTCGCAGAGTATGCCATCAGGGTAGATGGTGACGACATACTTATCGCTGTCGAAGGCGTCGAACCACTGTTCGCCAATTGCTGA